In Fluviicola taffensis DSM 16823, the following are encoded in one genomic region:
- a CDS encoding C45 family autoproteolytic acyltransferase/hydolase has translation MIKTILKYLFRLIWIPTELLFAFIFVLFTIILFSAQIDPPEVPNIHVAERKQVGKDHYILGSSYLKKNKFGIWEMYLEGDPYERGLIYGKLAKELVQEQEDIFVGQINNFLPNKLWRHVIKLMVGFFNSDLPENIPLENQQEIYGISQAFSDRYDYIASNYTRILNYHAAHDIGHALNDYSVVGCTSFTVKGEKSENKQLLVGRNFDFYVGDDFSRNKLIIFVNPTKGYKFTSYSWAGFTGVASGMNEKGLTVTINASKSDLPTSSKMPISLLAREILQYAKNIDEAVAIAKKRSTFVSETLMIASAADKRAVLIEKSPKKLGIYESKSDVLVCANHYQSSTFKKDPENVKNIDQSDSKYRYNRMNQLLGLTPKMNPANAASILRTQTDLNGDTLGMGNPRAINQLQAQHSVVMQPESRLYFVSSNDFQLGTFLGYDLTKTFQTKHIQLVDSIPQDAFVKTPAYQKFKDFKKVKQAISAYLMFNKELNLSEEDIQTFVSNNSESYVTYEQLGKYFQKKGNKKGAYSAFKTALTKRVASPQIEKELKKLMEECRK, from the coding sequence GTGATCAAAACAATTTTAAAATACCTTTTCCGACTCATTTGGATTCCAACCGAACTACTTTTCGCCTTTATTTTCGTGCTTTTCACGATTATTTTGTTCAGCGCTCAAATTGACCCGCCAGAAGTTCCAAACATCCATGTAGCGGAAAGAAAACAAGTAGGAAAAGATCATTACATTTTAGGAAGCTCTTATCTGAAGAAAAATAAATTTGGAATTTGGGAAATGTACTTGGAAGGAGATCCTTACGAAAGAGGTCTCATTTATGGGAAACTTGCGAAAGAATTGGTTCAAGAACAAGAAGATATTTTCGTTGGCCAAATCAATAATTTTCTACCCAACAAGCTTTGGAGACACGTGATAAAATTGATGGTTGGGTTTTTCAACAGTGATTTGCCAGAAAACATTCCATTGGAGAATCAACAAGAAATCTATGGAATTTCACAAGCATTTTCAGATCGATACGATTACATTGCATCCAACTATACACGCATATTGAATTACCATGCAGCTCACGACATTGGTCATGCTTTAAATGATTACAGCGTAGTTGGTTGTACGTCATTTACTGTGAAAGGCGAAAAAAGTGAAAACAAGCAGCTTTTGGTAGGACGAAATTTTGATTTCTATGTAGGTGATGATTTCTCGAGAAACAAGCTGATTATTTTCGTCAATCCAACAAAAGGATACAAATTTACTTCCTACTCTTGGGCTGGATTTACTGGTGTTGCTTCTGGAATGAACGAAAAAGGACTCACAGTAACAATCAATGCATCGAAATCTGATTTGCCAACGAGTTCCAAAATGCCTATTTCCTTGTTGGCACGTGAAATTTTGCAATACGCCAAAAACATTGACGAAGCAGTTGCCATTGCTAAAAAACGAAGCACATTTGTTTCCGAAACCTTGATGATTGCATCTGCAGCAGACAAAAGAGCCGTTTTGATTGAAAAGTCACCTAAAAAACTAGGCATTTATGAAAGCAAGTCGGATGTATTGGTTTGTGCAAATCACTACCAATCCAGCACCTTCAAAAAAGATCCTGAAAACGTCAAAAATATTGATCAAAGCGATTCTAAATACCGCTACAACCGTATGAATCAACTATTGGGACTCACTCCAAAGATGAATCCTGCAAATGCTGCAAGTATCTTGAGAACACAAACGGATTTAAATGGAGACACACTCGGAATGGGGAATCCAAGAGCGATCAATCAACTTCAAGCTCAGCACAGCGTCGTGATGCAGCCAGAAAGCAGGTTGTATTTTGTTTCAAGTAATGACTTTCAGTTAGGAACGTTCTTAGGTTACGATTTGACGAAAACCTTCCAAACAAAACACATTCAATTGGTTGACTCCATTCCACAAGATGCATTCGTAAAAACACCAGCATACCAGAAATTCAAAGATTTCAAAAAAGTAAAACAAGCCATTAGCGCCTATTTGATGTTTAACAAAGAATTAAACCTGTCAGAAGAAGACATTCAAACATTTGTTTCAAACAATTCGGAATCCTACGTTACATATGAACAATTAGGAAAATATTTTCAGAAAAAAGGCAACAAAAAGGGCGCTTACTCAGCATTTAAAACCGCTTTAACGAAACGTGTTGCTTCACCTCAAATTGAGAAAGAACTTAAAAAATTGATGGAAGAATGTCGGAAATAA